From a single Coturnix japonica isolate 7356 chromosome 18, Coturnix japonica 2.1, whole genome shotgun sequence genomic region:
- the CANT1 gene encoding soluble calcium-activated nucleotidase 1 isoform X2 has product MPVPPCHESMSPLRISVGSLPVLASMTKGADPRFRLRWRAIVLSSACVGFVLLLFCLHRSPPARPVPPNPHSRHLWLQAEDRYNDTYPLSPPQRNPEGVRYRIGVIADLDTQSRGSEEHTWFSYLKKGYLVLSASGDSVMVEWDKEESVLQSHLAEKGRGMELSELVVFNGKLYSVDDRTGVVYQIEGNKAVPWVILSDGDGTVGKGFKAEWLAVKDEHLYVGGLGKEWTTTTGEVVNENPEWVKVIGYKGDVRHENWVANYNALRAAAGIRPPGYLIHESASWSDTLQRWFFLPRRASHERYNEKADERRGTNLLLSSSQDFGDITVGRVGDVVPTHGFSSFKFIPDTDDQIIVALKSEEDNGKIASYIMAFTLDGRFLLPETRIGSVKYEGIEFI; this is encoded by the exons ATGCCCGTGCCGCCCTGCCATGAGTCTATGAGCCCACTGCGGATCAGCGTGGGTAGCCTGCCCGTCCTCGCGTCCATGACCAAAGGTGCCGACCCCCGGTTCCGCCTGCGCTGGAGGGCCATCGTGTTGTCCTCCGCCTGCGTGGGCTtcgtgctgctgctcttctgcctgcATCGCTCCCCTCCAGCACGGCCCGTCCCACCCAACCCCCACAGCCGGCACctctggctgcaggcagaggatCGCTATAATGACACCTACCCGCTGTCCCCACCCCAAAGGAACCCCGAGGGTGTGCGTTATCGAATCGGGGTCATTGCGGACCTGGACACTCAGTCCCGGGGCTCTGAGGAGCACACCTGGTTCAGTTACTTGAAGAAGGGTTATCTGGTGCTGTCGGCCAGCGGGGACAGTGTGATGGTGGAGTGGGACAAAGAGGAGAGTGTGCTGCAGTCCCACCTGGCGGAAAAGGGCAGGGGCATGGAGCTGTCGGAGCTGGTTGTCTTCAATGGGAAGCTGTACTCCGTGGATGACCGGACTGGGGTGGTCTACCAGATCGAGGGCAACAAGGCGGTGCCCTGGGTGATCCTGTCGGATGGGGATGGCACTGTGGGGAAAG GCTTCAAGGCAGAGTGGCTGGCAGTGAAAGATGAACACCTGTACGTGGGGGGCCTGGGCAAGGAGTGGACAACCACCACGGGTGAGGTGGTGAACGAAAACCCTGAGTGGGTGAAGGTTATTGGCTACAAGGGCGATGTGAGGCACGAGAACTGGGTGGCGAACTACAATGCACTGCGGGCTGCGGCTGGGATCCGACCCCCAG gttACCTGATCCACGAGTCGGCCTCCTGGAGCGACACGCTGCAGCGCTGGTTCTTCCTGCCTCGCCGTGCCAGCCACGAGCGCTACAACGAGAAGGCAGACGAGCGACGTGGCACCaacctgctgctcagctccagccagGACTTTGGGGACATCACAGTAGGACGTGTGGGTGACGTGGTTCCCACTCACGGCTTCTCCTCTTTCAAGTTCATCCCAGATACGGATGATCAGATCATCGTGGCACTGAAATCAGAGGAGGACAATGGCAAGATCGCCAGTTACATCATGGCCTTCACGTTGGATGGGCGATTCCTCCTGCCTGAAACCAGGATTGGGAGCGTGAAATACGAGGGCATTGAGTTTATTTAA
- the C1QTNF1 gene encoding complement C1q tumor necrosis factor-related protein 1, protein MEGLWALRVLLLSCLLLPKPVCSQTSPNPDQHPAEPEESPSNHQTARAMQEQKDSGAQEGLPPQPHCVRCCEPPKHHFSYPQYQPQINMTILKGEKGERGERGMQGKYGKTGVAGSRGHTGPKGQKGSAGAPGERCKNHYAAFSVGRKKPLHSNDYYQTLIFDTEFVNLYDHFNMFTGKFYCYVPGIYYFSLNVHTWNQKETYLHIMRNGAEVVILYAQVSDRSIMQSQSVMLELQEQDEVWVRLYKGERENAVFSDEYDTYITFSGHLIKYSGDP, encoded by the exons atggaGGGCCTTTGGGCACTCAGagtcctgctgctctcctgcctgctgctgcccaaaCCTGTGTGCAGCCAGACCAGCCCCAACCCTGACCAGCATCCAGCAGAGCCTGAGGAGTCCCCATCCAACCATCAGACAGCCAG GGCCATGCAGGAGCAGAAGGACAGCGGTGCCCAGGAGGGGctgcccccacagccccactgcgTCCGCTGCTGCGAGCCACCCAAGCACCACTTCTCCTACCCCCAGTACCAGCCCCAGATCAACATGACCATCTTGAAAG gtGAGAAGGGGGAACGTGGAGAGCGGGGCATGCAGGGGAAGTATGGCAAGACGGGGGTGGCCGGCAGCAGGGGCCACACGGGGCCCAAAGGACAGAAGGGCAGTGCTGGTGCCCCAGGGGAGCGCTGCAAGAACCACTACGCCGCCTTCTCGGTGGGCCGCAAGAAACCCCTGCACAGCAACGACTACTACCAAACCCTCATCTTCGACACGGAGTTTGTCAACCTCTACGACCACTTCAACATGTTCACGGGGAAGTTTTACTGCTACGTCCCCGGGATCTACTACTTCAGCCTGAACGTGCACACCTGGAACCAGAAGGAGACCTACCTGCACATCATGCGCAATGGGGCCGAGGTGGTGATCCTCTACGCGCAGGTGAGCGACCGCAGCATCATGCAGAGCCAGAGCGTcatgctggagctgcaggagcaggacGAGGTCTGGGTGAGGCTCTACAAGGGGGAACGTGAGAACGCTGTCTTCAGTGATGAATATGACACTTACATCACCTTCAGTGGGCACCTCATCAAGTACAGCGGGGACCCCTGA
- the ENGASE gene encoding cytosolic endo-beta-N-acetylglucosaminidase, with amino-acid sequence MAEAAVRDGTERRGKRTAEEEEERGGRRRRSFQPAAEPLGTTVLHTAISSRPQPLPARYFDTNTTEPISFFLSGLEELLAWQPSSDDDFNICAVPLAQRQPPLHSRRPRTLLCHDMRGGYLEDRFIQGSATRNPYVFYHWRYIDIFVYFSHHTVTIPPVCWTNAAHRNGVPVLGTFITEWTDGEKLCESFLAGGEDAYRAVSHQLARIAQHYRFDGWLINMENALSAVAVGNLSPFLRHLTAEVHSAVPGGLVIWYDSILENGTLRWQNELNEQNRVFFDACDGLFVNYNWKEEHLERTRELAGQRHADVYIGVDVFARGDVIGGGFDTNKSLRLIRKHGLSAAIFAPGWVYEHLGEENFLQNEDKFWGLLEGYLPTHSICTLPLATSFSVGMGTGMFLAGKEEEAGPWYNLSAQEIQPLYPEHRGRLSTSCCLQDAWCGGSSLRVQGTIPPGEERVAIRLFSFQMHAPPKLFLNLLYKMEGPHRDDFTVALELTTWHSSRCHDSTVTVLPSEDEPHGRHHPRLLPAPPPALSRLLAACSHGAQGWTSRCYEQELRGCNLRDLSLLVSRQQASPQETSFSCLLGELRVLDAGSVAASPPQVQSLTASQLWWKDGPNVEQISLSLTLRWTFPPGRAACFRVLSQGTRCHRAQPPQPQLLGLAHGCQYRVVGLAVPRPAPGQSCQLELLVEPVLPSELPVGREQWGRLLLVYSDPAGGSS; translated from the exons ATGGCGGAGGCGGCGGTGCGGGACGGGACCGAGCGGCGTGGGAAGAGAacggcggaggaggaggaggagcggggcgggcggcggcggcggag CTTCCAGCCGGCGGCGGAGCCCCTGGGAACCACCGTGCTGCACACAGCGATCAGCTCCCGCCCGCAGCCCCTGCCAG CGCGGTACTTCGACACCAACACCACGGAGCCCATCAGCTTCTTCCTGTCCggcctggaggagctgctggcctGGCAGCCCAGCAGCGATGATGACTTCAACATCTGTGCGGTACCGCTGGCCCAGCGGCAGCCCCCACTGCACAGCCGGAGACCCCGCACCCTGCTGTGCCATGACATGCGCGGTGGATACCTGGAGGACAG GTTCATCCAGGGCTCGGCCACACGCAACCCGTACGTCTTCTACCACTGGCGCTACATCGACATCTTCGTCTACTTCAGCCACCACACTGTCACCATCCCTCCCGTGTGCTGGACCAACGCGGCGCACAGGAACGGCGTCCCGGTGCTGG GCACCTTCATCACGGAGTGGACGGATGGGGAGAAGCTGTGCGAGTCATTCCTGGCGGGTGGGGAGGATGCATACCGTGCTGTGAGCCACCAGCTGGCCCGCATCGCCCAGCACTACCGCTTTGATGGCTGGCTGATCAACATGGAGAATGCACTGAGC GCGGTGGCAGTGGGGAACTTGTCCCCTTTCCTGCGGCATCTGACTGCAGAGGTGCACAGCGCGGTGCCGGGGGGGCTGGTGATTTGGTATGACAGCATCCTGGAGAATGGCACACTGAGGTGGCAGAATGAGCTGAATGAGCAGAATAG GGTGTTCTTTGATGCCTGTGATGGGCTGTTTGTCAACTACAACTGGAAGGAGGAGCACCTGGAGCGCACACGTGAGCTGGCTGGGCAGCGCCATGCTGATGTCTACATTGGTGTGGATGTCTTTGCTCGCGGGGACGTGATTGGCGGTGGCTTTGACACCAACAAG TCACTGAGGCTGATCCGCAAGCACGGCCTGTCTGCAGCCATCTTCGCCCCTGGCTGGGTCTACGAACACCTGGGAGAGGAGAACTTCCTGCAGAATGAGGACAA GTTCTGGGGCTTGCTGGAAGGCTACCTGCCCACACACAGCATCTGCACGCTGCCCCTCGCCACCTCCTTCAGCGTGGGAATGGGCACCGGCATGTTCCTTGCTGGGAAG GAGGAAGAGGCCGGGCCGTGGTACAACCTGAGCGCCCAGGAGATCCAGCCCCTCTATCCGGAGCACCGGGGCCGGCTGagcaccagctgctgcctgcaggatgcCTGGTGTGGGGGCAGCTCCCTGCGAGTGCAGGGCACTATCCCTCCTGGAGAGGAGCGTGTGGCCATCCG ccttttctctttccagatgCATGCACCCCCCAAGCTCTTCCTGAACCTGCTCTACAAGATGGAGGGGCCACACAGGGATGACTTCACGGTTGCCCTGGAGCTCACTACCTGGCACTCGAGCAGATGCCATGATAGCACTGTCACTGTGCTGCCGAGTGAGGATG AGCCCCATGGCCGCCACCACCCCCgtctgctcccagccccaccaccCGCCCTCTCCAGGCTGCTTGCTGCCTGCAGTCATGGTGCCCAGGGCTGGACCAGCCG GTGCTACGAGCAGGAGCTGCGGGGCTGCAACCTACGTGACCTCTCCCTGCTGGTGTCCCGTCAGCAGGCCAGCCCACAGGAGACGAGCTTCAGCTGCCTCCTGGGCGAGCTCCGG GTGCTGGATGCGGGCAGCGTGGCAGCCTCACCACCACAAGTGCAAAGCCTGACAGCCTCACAGCTTTGGTGGAAGGATGGTCCCAATGTTGAGCAGATCTCCCTCAGCCTCACACTGCGCTGGACCTTTCCTCCCGGACGGGCTGCCTGCTTCCGTGTGCTCAGCCAGGGCACACGATGCCACCGGGCACAGCCGCCACAGCCGCAGCTCCTGGGGCTGGCACACGGCTGCCAGTACCGCGTGGTGGGGCTGGCGGTGCCACGACCTGCACCAGGGCAGTCGtgccagctggagctgctggtggagccGGTGCTGCCCAGCGAGCTGCCTGTGGGCCGGGAGCAATGGGGCCGGCTGCTGCTGGTGTACTCTGATCCagctggtggcagcagctga
- the CANT1 gene encoding soluble calcium-activated nucleotidase 1 isoform X1 → MCRSEALGVQGAVGGGCWPGWRRLRSGGGAALLARRLMPVPPCHESMSPLRISVGSLPVLASMTKGADPRFRLRWRAIVLSSACVGFVLLLFCLHRSPPARPVPPNPHSRHLWLQAEDRYNDTYPLSPPQRNPEGVRYRIGVIADLDTQSRGSEEHTWFSYLKKGYLVLSASGDSVMVEWDKEESVLQSHLAEKGRGMELSELVVFNGKLYSVDDRTGVVYQIEGNKAVPWVILSDGDGTVGKGFKAEWLAVKDEHLYVGGLGKEWTTTTGEVVNENPEWVKVIGYKGDVRHENWVANYNALRAAAGIRPPGYLIHESASWSDTLQRWFFLPRRASHERYNEKADERRGTNLLLSSSQDFGDITVGRVGDVVPTHGFSSFKFIPDTDDQIIVALKSEEDNGKIASYIMAFTLDGRFLLPETRIGSVKYEGIEFI, encoded by the exons ATGTGCCGTAGCGAAGCGCTGGGGGTGCAGGGAGCTGTAGGCGGTGGCTGTTGGCCGGGGTGGAGGCGGCTGCGCTCGGGAGGCGGCGCG GCTCTCCTCGCCCGCAGGCTGATGCCCGTGCCGCCCTGCCATGAGTCTATGAGCCCACTGCGGATCAGCGTGGGTAGCCTGCCCGTCCTCGCGTCCATGACCAAAGGTGCCGACCCCCGGTTCCGCCTGCGCTGGAGGGCCATCGTGTTGTCCTCCGCCTGCGTGGGCTtcgtgctgctgctcttctgcctgcATCGCTCCCCTCCAGCACGGCCCGTCCCACCCAACCCCCACAGCCGGCACctctggctgcaggcagaggatCGCTATAATGACACCTACCCGCTGTCCCCACCCCAAAGGAACCCCGAGGGTGTGCGTTATCGAATCGGGGTCATTGCGGACCTGGACACTCAGTCCCGGGGCTCTGAGGAGCACACCTGGTTCAGTTACTTGAAGAAGGGTTATCTGGTGCTGTCGGCCAGCGGGGACAGTGTGATGGTGGAGTGGGACAAAGAGGAGAGTGTGCTGCAGTCCCACCTGGCGGAAAAGGGCAGGGGCATGGAGCTGTCGGAGCTGGTTGTCTTCAATGGGAAGCTGTACTCCGTGGATGACCGGACTGGGGTGGTCTACCAGATCGAGGGCAACAAGGCGGTGCCCTGGGTGATCCTGTCGGATGGGGATGGCACTGTGGGGAAAG GCTTCAAGGCAGAGTGGCTGGCAGTGAAAGATGAACACCTGTACGTGGGGGGCCTGGGCAAGGAGTGGACAACCACCACGGGTGAGGTGGTGAACGAAAACCCTGAGTGGGTGAAGGTTATTGGCTACAAGGGCGATGTGAGGCACGAGAACTGGGTGGCGAACTACAATGCACTGCGGGCTGCGGCTGGGATCCGACCCCCAG gttACCTGATCCACGAGTCGGCCTCCTGGAGCGACACGCTGCAGCGCTGGTTCTTCCTGCCTCGCCGTGCCAGCCACGAGCGCTACAACGAGAAGGCAGACGAGCGACGTGGCACCaacctgctgctcagctccagccagGACTTTGGGGACATCACAGTAGGACGTGTGGGTGACGTGGTTCCCACTCACGGCTTCTCCTCTTTCAAGTTCATCCCAGATACGGATGATCAGATCATCGTGGCACTGAAATCAGAGGAGGACAATGGCAAGATCGCCAGTTACATCATGGCCTTCACGTTGGATGGGCGATTCCTCCTGCCTGAAACCAGGATTGGGAGCGTGAAATACGAGGGCATTGAGTTTATTTAA